One Xyrauchen texanus isolate HMW12.3.18 chromosome 46, RBS_HiC_50CHRs, whole genome shotgun sequence DNA segment encodes these proteins:
- the si:ch211-106e7.2 gene encoding uncharacterized protein si:ch211-106e7.2, producing the protein MQADSQPPGQWQNLHGNVVTSGDWTSNNPGHILHHQCVPPHHASFPYPNQISTGNELTKFSCTILQTTSDKGLTSSTQSTENMMPPQENNFNSECTGKLNSHIIMWNMPSSNCQMFLPVNNINMQGAINVASNNYGPNMSHCALRPSSETFNSNNSSYTQQKTTSISTVPNSTRQFEANRTMDTWSLNESERNVNTRSLHSRRKHANTANNLPKQTLPNQNLPKSARKRKSSSTMKDSLPTETAPHRQSSPIGGCIYPSTLANPQTHSTCKQNNAAQKAVAVVTPLSMVEIASVDSSNKSIHNTKISVLDASSAQGTIHHYLNIPHPLANTNLKAIGESNDLTSKYPRPSSGGEQRLNDGLCYAVGARNPVWTDESTSDGNCTTLPKLHRVVTEQNESVLSTLRQANEKMPNNNRAVTDSQKTDTEETDRCSPIPVIEWSLDRLHTLIAMVQQIDDGYQKNVYKTDPGKEILKIYWNGDFCEFYNVAQTGIYLNIMEEVFFYCQKNDPVILRQIRGDKRNQVAKDFHILKHNETPPKMMPYKSSWLNLNEKLDDIDKECDFSWFYRSFHGTPQERDKHKVSNSACEMPNKLLDASAQLVAACQCQAEAVNKVPVEEQKCLELKDTKSDSESLCENMHVSLEQLQPVTDNCSTKLNVVLTEQSNSQPSIVNPLKTMTNLVKVLDKQTVPTEMSVKAILNDRFCNDVEAKSPVLFELTSQRIQTSSLMAMNNPVRLLEKNDVSLSRLQCQIGKHDILNQKHQYPTPSSEGSRLGDRFSNCAGAKSLGESSSQSDGTSSPKHNPAVINQQDLVVSSLTQNESDEKLSNRDCAVTDNCMRDETEPKDCTEVVAYKKEDDIGLDSLASLKINVLPHYIAKQCFAGEVMEDNGLQKDSAAPPEMRHKSYGLHLLNEIYKSFNDTPQIREQTVNKVLVEQTCLKLNQSLPENLPISFEQSLPVTEEVINCQPKFVNPLEAMTCMTKKLERLNVSNRKYLRQILNERVLKRKHQCSTRSSEKSRLDYHFRNCAGAKSLVLTDESSNQSDCTSAPKRNPFVAEQQEFVLSQIQTEPNEKITNTDCAGMDKSVICETEPQPSGVAVDALAFVQMNVLSHEMAEQWFTGELEDQSLEKDIAKHPSSEDQLKVLLLDTSSDTEVLIEDVKTKESNNQSTVHDELESYCCLAKWFQILQYGDGSSCKCQEKAILNEKGIEIEAHATNLEMLKNKADGSDVFSDECGPMELEYGSPETMCFEKHFRPEAKNPLMSHTNYAYVDKINIVKGNSSSEEVFEVERVMSEQTKEESPSKCATNETLKLFEVEKDPLDPDSKRHKNKTIHLSLYGSSSDVSNKVIPTRRYQVKESCQEPPETLRVILSSHQKTEEKRKSNKRKWLESLNNEDALETRRKIIEASFTTIDPSRSSPSHEITPKRVSEVFKENALSSMTKLVSPSLNPQSKVHYADGNRRKRKLNDRPKQISINKCIIRGKYMPSKSSLQSPLTVMKSKYEMGNPALMPLEEGLGLEFKVLPKSFNFTVGNELRGGQVDKSPNSKNEMSHPEDKLTRMMKTSHATQGAWCFTPLKMKHTGSNQATDVSGSGSLFQEFKKRFHDKNRENTSTNLNSK; encoded by the exons ATGCAAGCCGATTCTCAGCCCCCAGGACAATGGCAAAACTTGCATGGCAATGTGGTCACATCTGGAGACTGGACATCCAATAATCCAGGCCACATCCTTCACCATCAATGTGTGCCGCCACATCATGCAAGCTTCCCATATCCAAATCAAATTTCAACTGGAAATGAGTTAACAAAGTTCTCTTGCACAATCCTACAGACAACCAGTGACAAAGGTTTGACTAGTAGCACTCAATCTACTGAGAATATGATGCCACCACAAGAAAATAACTTTAATTCAGAATGCACAGGAAAACTGAACTCGCACATTATTATGTGGAACATGCCGTCTTCTAATTGCCAGATGTTCTTGCCTGTGAACAACATTAATATGCAGGGGGCGATTAATGTTGCATCGAACAATTATGGGCCAAATATGTCACATTGTGCGCTCAGACCAAGCTCGGAGACCTTTAACTCAAATAACAGTTCCTACACACAACAAAAAACTACCTCCATTTCAACTGTCCCAAATAGCACACGACAGTTTGAAGCAAACAGAACTATGGACACTTGGAGTCTAAatgaatctgaaagaaatgtGAATACTAGAAGCCTGCATAGTAGGCGGAAACATGCAAATACTGCTAATAATTTGCCAAAACAAACTCTGCCAAATCAAAATTTGCCAAAATCagcaagaaaaagaaagtcatcatCCACCATGAAAGATTCTCTCCCAACAGAAACTGCACCTCATAGACAGAGTAGTCCTATTGGTGGATGCATTTACCCATCTACCCTTGCTAATCCGCAAACACATTCTACTTGTAAACAGAACAATGCTGCACAAAAAGCTGTTGCTGTTGTCACACCATTATCTATGGTAGAAATTGCATCTGTTGATTCTTCAAACAAATCCATACATAATACAAAGATAAGTGTTCTTGATGCAAGCTCAGCGCAAGGAACAATACACCATTATCTGAATATTCCTCATCCTCTGGCAAACACTAATCTGAAGGCAATAGGAGAATCAAATGACCTGACAAGCAAGTATCCACGGCCAAGTTCAGGAGGAGAGCAAAGGCTAAATGATGGACTTTGTTATGCAGTTGGAGCCAGAAATCCTGTTTGGACTGATGAGTCTACCAGTGATGGTAACTGCACAACCTTACCAAAGCTGCATAGAGTGGTTACAGAACAAAATGAGTCTGTGCTGTCAACTCTGAGACAAGCTAATGAAAAAATGCCTAACAATAACCGTGCAGTCACAGATTCACAGAAGACGGACACAGAAGAAACTGACAGGTGCTCCCCTATTCCTGTAATAGAATGGTCATTAGACAGATTGCACACATTAATAGCCATGGTTCAGCAAATAGATGATGGATATCagaaaaatgtttacaaaacagatCCTGGAAAGGAGATTTTAAAGATTTATTGGAATGGGGATTTTTGTGAGTTTTATAATGTGGCTCAAACTGGCATATATCTAAACATAATGGAAGAAGTCTTCTTTTACTGTCAGAAAAATGACCCTGTGATACTGAGGCAAATTAGAGGTGATAAACGTAACCAAGTTGCTAaggattttcacattttaaaacacaatgaaactccACCAAAGATGATGCCCTACAAGTCATCTTGGTTAAATCTTAATGAGAAACTTGATGACATTGACAAGGAATGTGATTTTTCTTGGTTCTATAGGTCTTTTCATGGTACCCCCCAGGAGAGGGATAAACACAAAGTAAGCAACTCTGCTTGTGAAATGCCAAACAAATTGTTAGATGCCTCTGCTCAGTTAGTGGCAGCTTGTCAATGCCAAGCTGAAGCTGTGAACAAAGTTCCAGTAGAAGAACAAAAATGCTTGGAGTTAAAAGACACTAAATCAGACAGTGAGAGTCTTTGTGAAAACATGCATGTTTCCTTAGAGCAATTGCAACCTGTGACTGATAACTGCTCAACAAAACTTAATGTTGTGCTTACAGAACAATCCAATTCTCAACCAAGTATTGTAAATCCTTTGAAGACCATGACTAATCTGGTGAAGGTGTTAGATAAACAAACTGTACCAACTGAAATGTCAGTAAAGGCAATACTGAATGACAGATTTTGTAATGATGTTGAAGCCAAAAGTCCTGTATTGTTCGAATTAACCAGCCAAAGGATCCAAACAAGTTCACTAATGGCCATGAACAATCCAGTGAGGCTACTGGAAAAAAATGATGTTTCATTAAGTAGGCTTCAGTGCCAAATTGGAAAACATGATATTTTGAACCAAAAACATCAATACCCAACTCCTTCATCAGAAGGGTCAAGGTTAGGAGACCGTTTTAGTAATTGTGCTGGAGCCAAAAGTCTTGGTGAATCCTCAAGTCAAAGTGATGGCACAAGCTCCCCAAAACATAATCCTGCGGTTATAAATCAACAGGATTTAGTGGTGTCATCACTAACACAAAATGAATCCGATGAAAAATTGTCTAACAGGGACTGTGCTGTCACAGATAACTGTATGAGAGATGAGACTGAGCCAAAAGATTGTACAGAAGTTGTAGCTTATAAAAAAGAAGACGACATTGGCTTGGACTCTTTAGCATCTCTTAAGATTAATGTTCTCCCACACTACATAGCTAAACAGTGTTTTGCAGGTGAGGTGATGGAAGATAATGGATTGCAAAAAGACAGTGCTGCTCCACCAGAGATGCGCCACAAGTCATATGGGTTGCATCTACTTAATGAAATCTACAAGTCTTTTAATGATACACCCCAAATACGTGAACAAACTGTGAACAAAGTACTAGTTGAACAAACATGCTTGAAGTTAAATCAGAGTCTTCCTGAAAACTTACCCATTTCCTTTGAGCAATCACTACCTGTGACTGAAGAAGTAATCAACTGTCAACCAAAATTTGTAAATCCACTGGAGGCCATGACTTGTATGACTAAGAAACTGGAAAGACTGAATGtttcaaatagaaaatatttacgTCAAATATTAAATGAACGTGTTCTGAAAAGAAAACATCAATGCTCAACTCGATCATCAGAAAAATCAAGGCTGGATTACCATTTTAGGAATTGTGCTGGAGCCAAAAGTCTTGTGTTGACTGATGAATCAAGCAATCAAAGTGATTGCACAAGCGCACCGAAACGTAATCCTTTTGTCGCAGAACAACAGGAATTTGTGCTATCTCAAATACAAACTGAACCCAATGAAAAAATAACTAACACTGACTGTGCAGGAATGGATAAGAGTGTTATATGTGAGACTGAGCCACAACCTAGTGGAGTTGCTGTGGATGCTTTAGCCTTTGTTCAGATGAATGTTCTTTCACATGAAATGGCTGAACAATGGTTTACTGGTGAGTTGGAAGATCAAAGCTTGGAAAAGGACATTGCTAAACATCCTTCCAGTGAGGACCAGCTAAAAGTTCTACTCCTGGATACAAGTTCTGACACAGAAGTGCTCATAGAAGATGTTAAGACAAAAGAAAGCAACAATCAAAGTACTGTTCATGATGAGTTGGAGTCTTACTGTTGTCTTGCTAAATGGTTTCAAATTTTGCAATATGGAGATGGCTCATCATGCAAGTGCCAGGAAAAAGCCATATTGAATGAAAAAGGGATTGAAATAGAGGCCCATGCTACAAATTTAGAGATGCtgaaaaataaagctgatggtaGTGATGTCTTCTCTGATGAATGTGGACCCATGGAATTGGAATATGGTTCACCTGAAACAATGTGCTTTGAGAAGCATTTTCGTCCAGAGGCAAAAAACCCACTGATGTCACATACAAATTATGCTTATGTTGACAAGATAAACATTGTGAAGGGCAATTCAAGTTCTGAAGAGGTATTTGAGGTAGAGAGAGTGATGTCAGAGCAAACAAAAGAGGAATCACCTTCAAAATGTGCAACAAATGAGACCCTGAAGCTTTTTGAGGTGGAGAAAGACCCCCTTGATCCTGATTCTAAgagacataaaaacaaaactataCATCTTTCACTGTATGGGTCATCTTCAGATGTAAGCAATAAAGTAATACCAACAAGAAGATATCAAGTTAAAGAAAGTTGTCAAGAACCACCAGAAACTCTTAGAGTAATTTTAAGCTCTCATCAGAAGACCGAagagaaaagaaagtcaaataagCGTAAATGGTTAGAATCTCTGAACAATGAAGATGCTTTGGAGACGAGACGGAAAATAATTGAAGCGTCCTTTACAACCATTGATCCGAGTAGATCTTCCCCTTCACATGAAATAACCCCAAAAAGAGTTTCAGAAGTTTTCAAAGAAAACGCACTTTCATCGATGACTAAATTGGTTAGTCCAAGTCTTAATCCCCAGAGCAAAGTCCATTATGCTGATGGAAATAGACGAAAGAGAAAACTGAATGATAGGCCAAAACAAATTtctattaataaatgtattataaggGGGAAGTACATGCCATCCAAATCTTCTTTGCAGTCACCACTGACTGTAATGAAAAGTAAATACGAAATGGGGAACCCTGCTTTGATGCCATTGGAGGAGGGTCTTGGTTTGGAATTTAAAGTATTGCCCAAGTCTTTCAACTTTACGGTAGGAAATGAACTCCGTGGCGGTCAAGTGGACAAGTCCCCAAATTCAAAAAATG AGATGTCACACCCAGAAGATAAACTAACTAGAATGATGAAGACTAGCCATGCAACACAAG GTGCTTGGTGTTTCACCCCCTTGAAGATGAAGCACACTGGTTCCAACCAAGCCACAGATGTCTCTGGCTCAGGCAGCCTCTTCCAAGAATTCAAGAAGAGATTTCATGACAAGAACAGGGAAAACACCTCTACTAACTTAAATTCTAAGTAA